The Geotoga petraea DNA window ATGTAAGAGAGGTTATAAATGAAATATTTGACAAAGAATCTTTCTTTGAAATACAACCTCACTTTGCTAAAAATATAGTTATTGGATTTTCCAGATTAGGTGGAAAGTCTGTAGGAATAGTTGCAAACCAACCGAATATTTTAGCTGGTTCTTTAGATATTAACGCATCTGATAAAGCTTCAAGATTTATTAGATTCTGTGATGCTTTTAATATACCTGTTATTACCTTTGTTGACACTCCAGGATTTCTACCAGGAGTAGGACAAGAACACGGAGGCATCATTAGACATGGAGCTAAATTGCTGTATGCATATTCAGAGGCAAGTGTTCCTAAAATTTCTGTTATTTTAAGAAAATCTTATGGTGGTGCTTATATAGCTATGTCATCACAACACCTTGGAGCAGATTTTGTTTTTGCCTGGCCTACTGCAGAAATCGCAGTAATGGGACCTGAGGGAGCTGCAAACATTATTTTTGCAAAAGATATTAAAAGCTCTGATAATCCCGAATTAAAAAGACAAGAAAAAATTGAAGAGTACAAAGACAGATTTGCTAATCCTTATGAAGCAGCAGCAAGAGGATATATAGAAGATATAATCGATCCTATAGAAACAAGAAGAAAATTAATGAACGCTTTAACAATGGCTGAAAACAAAGCAGAAGCAAAACCTGCTAAAAAGCATGGAAACATACCTTTATAATTGGAGGGTATTAGATGAATAATGTTGGTTTAATAACAATTAGCGGAATATTTACTGTTTTTACTGTTTTAATTATTTTAATGATTGTTTATTATCTATTTGGTTACTTTGCAAATAGAAACAGTAAAAATAAAGATCATATAAAAAATATTCCGACACCAAAAGAAACAAATAAAAATCCTGAACCAATTTCTAAATTAGAAAACCTTGAATCAAAAAATTCAGATGAAGAAATTGCAGCGATATCTGGAGCTATTTACTCTATTATAGATAGTTCAAAATACAAAATAAAGAGTATAAACAAAAGTAAAAATGTTAGAAAAGTGAATAATTCAAGATGGGGATCTGTTCCCCCAGTTAACACTTGGAGAACAAATAGATAACGGAGGGATATAAATTGTCTAGAATATTTAAAGTAAAGGTAAATGGGAAATCATATGATGTTGAAGTTGAAGAAGTTGAATCAAATTCTTCAAACAAGAAGCCTGATCAAGAATCAAAACCTGAGCCCAATCAAGAAGTCAAAAAAACTGTTCCTACACCTTCACCAGTAAGAAATGAAGAAACAAAAGAGCCTGCGCCAGCTCCATCTTCTGACGGAAGTGAAAAAGAAGTTTTAGCTCCGTTACCAGGTGTGGTAATAGATATTAAAGTTAGAGTTGGAGACAAAGTAAATCCAGGAGATAAGTTAATGGTAATAGAAGCAATGAAAATGGAAAATGAAATCCCTTCAGAATTTACAGGAGTAGTGGATAAAATACTTGTAAGTAAAGGCGATAACGTTGACGGAGATGAGCCGGTAATAATTTTAAAATAAAATAGAACGTTTGAAATTGGGAATAGAAATCTATTCCCAATTTTTTATATGTTATTATTATCTTGCTTTTTTACAAACAAACTTAAAATTAAGCCTAAAACAAAACTCCATACCGCAGCAAGCGTAATTTGCCAATCACTTGGAAGAGCAAAAGTTATCGTATGAGCAGGTATCCAGAACCATATCAAAGTTAATAGAGCTCCTTTTAATCCTTCCTTTGGAACTCTTATTTTAAATCGTAACAAGTTGTCTAAGAACCTATGCCCTATTACCAACCATGGACCAAACATGGCATTTGTAAATACTGATTTGAAAAACGCGTTGTAGAATTCCCCGTCAGGCAAGTACCCTATATTTGTGAGGTGTTCTACAAATCCGGTAAATCCAGAAAAAACAAATTTAATAGCAATTCCAAGTATTCCCCAAACAAAAATTGATCCAATTGTCTTTAATATCGAAATCTTTTTTTTCGATAAAATGTTAGCGGCTATCTCACCTAAAGTTCCCAAAATTGCAAACTGAACAAAAGCTGATAAAAATGGATTTTCAAAAAACATTTAATTACCCCTTTCTGTAACTATCTTTTTTAATTTTCCAATCTTCTCTTCTTCACCAAGAACTATTAAAACATCGCCATTGGTTACTTTAGTTTCAGCCCTTGGATTGAATATATTTTTATTTTCTTTTTTTTGAATTGATATAACTATAAGGTTGACCAAAGATGGTAAAGAAATTTCTTTTAAAGTTTTATTAACCATCCAAGATTTTTCTGGAATTTCAACTTCTTCTAATTGTAATTCTTTGTTTGCAGCTCTTGTTACAGTTTCAAGAAATGTAACAACATTTGGCTGGGTAGCCATATATGCAAGCCTATTTCCAGATATTTCAGATTCCACTAATATTCTATCTATTCCTGCATATTCTAATTTTTTAACAGATTCAGGTTCGTTTGCCTTTGCTATAACCTTTATGTCCTTGTTTATTGTTTTAGCAGTTAAAACTGCGAACAAGTTGTCCACATCAGAAGGTAGGGTTAATATTATTGTAGATGCCTTCTCCATTCCAGCTTTTATCATTACATTTTCATCTTTTATTTCTCCTTGGCAAAAAAGAATGTCTTCCCCAAGCTCTTGTTTTAGTTGTTCTAATCTTTCCATGTTTTTATCTATTACCACAAAATCCTTATGAGATTTTAGAAGATTCCTACAAACAAAAGCCCCTGTTTTACCAGCTCCAATTACTATAAAATGTTTATCCAGATTAGCTATTTTTTTCATTCTTTTTCTTACCCCCATAATATTTTTCATTTCCCCTTCAACAATGAAAGACGTTAGTTGTGATAAAGCATAAACTCCAACTGTAATGCCACTTAATATTATAAAAATAGTGAAGACTTTTGTTGACATACTAATCCCTTCTGGGATTGTATAACCAACTGTACTTAGAGTTACAATTGTAAAAAATAAAGATTCAGTAAATTCCCAATTTTCCAAAATCATGTACCCCGATGTCCCCACAACAAAAACTAAAAATATTATCAATATTGAGAAAATAAATCTTCTCAATTTTTGAATATAAATCTCCAATTTAATCATTCCTTATTATAATTTGTAGTCACTTATATTATAATATAAATACAATTAAAATGATAGATTTATTTTCTTTATTTATCTTTACATTAAAATATGTTATTTTTTGGTTAATATTATAAAACTCAACATATTTTTTGTTATAATTGTCAAGGTATATATCCCGCTCAGAAATGGGCTAATTCCAAGGGAGGAGGTGCAACAATGGCTAGAGAGAGATTCTACGAAACAATGATCGTTATCAAACCTACCCTTTCAGAAGAAGAAAGAACTAATTTAACTGAAAAGGTAAAAGGTTGGATAACAGATACTGTTGATGGAACTATCGAAGAAGAAAAAAGATGGGGTTTGAGAAAATTTGCTTACAGAACTCAAAAAGAAAACTTAAACGAAGGTGACTACACATATTTTGTGTATAAAGCTAACCCTGAAAAAATCAACACTTTAGACGAAAGATTCCATATTACACAAGATATAGTTAGACATCTAACTATAAGAAGAGAAGATTTAGACAAAAAAGCTAAATCAAAAGAATCAAATATAACTGTAGAAGAACCAGTATCCGAAGAAAATTCAGCGGAGTGATTATAAATGTCTATTGCGTATAACAAGATAATTCTTGTCGGAAGACTTACAAGAGATCCAGAAGTAAGGTCAACTGTTAGTGGTTCTAATGTTGCCAATTTTTCATTAGCCGTTGACAGACAATCTAAAAACAATAATGACGTTGATTTTATCAATATAGTTGCTTTTGGAAGACAAGCTGATTTTGCAAGTAACTATCTTTCTAAAGGAAAGCTTATTCTTGTTGAAGGACAATTAAGAATTAACAAATGGACTGATAGAAATGATGTGAAAAGAGAATCTGCTGAAGTTTGGGCTAATAGAATGACCTTTATGGAAACAAAAAAGGCTCAAATGGAGAGTCAATCTTATGACGATATGAACATTGAAGTTGAAGAAGGGTACTCAAACAATAATGATAAAAAGAAGAACGCTATTCAAGATATAGATGATGAATCGTTTTCAGACGAAATGCCTGGGTTCGATGAAGATCCATTTGGAGATATTGAGAGCGATTTAAGCTCTGACGATAATCCATTATAGGATGATGGAGGTGAAATTTAATGGCATATAGAAGAAAGAGAAGAAGAGTAAAAAAATGTAAATTATGTTCAATGAAAGTTAACTACATTGATTATAAAGACTTAAATTTATTATCTGATTATATAAACGAAAAAGGTAAAATATTACCAAAAAGAGTCACAGGGAACTGTTCAAAACATCAAAGATTATTAAGACAAGCTATTCATAGATCAAGACATGTAATGTTATTACCTTACACAACAGATCAATAATAATTTGCGGGAGGCTATTGCCTCCCGTTTGTATTAGTTTAACTCATATGGTAAAATATTTAGGGAGGTGTTGGAATGAAAGTTTTACTACTTAAAGATGTTAAAAATCTTGGAAATAAAAATGAGATTGTAGATGTTTCAGATGGGTACGCAAGAAACTATCTTTTGCCAAAAGGATTTGCAACAGAAGCAGGATCGGGAAAAATAAAACACATAAAAGACATGAAAAAGGTGGAAAAAAAGAAAAAGGAAAACCAAAGAAAAACTTCAGAAGATTTGTTGGAAAAATTACAATCTCACACCTATGAGATAAAAGCAAATGCTGGAGAAAATGGTAAACTTTTTGGAGCTATCACTTCAAAGGATTTAACAAAAAGAATAAAAGAAGTCGCAGGAATTGATTTTGATAAAAAATGGTTTAACGAAAAAATTAATATAAAAGAATTAGGGAAGCATATTATAAGGGTAAAACTGCCCCAAAATGTTAAAGGCGAAATAAAAATTAACGTTATTCCAATTAAATAAACGGTGGTTTTTAAACCACCGCATTTTTTTAGGAGTGAACAATTTTGGAATTTATCATAAAATCAAAGGCATTATATACCACTTGGATCTATTATAAACCTGATAGAATTTTGTTTGACTGTGGAGAAGGCATTAGTGCTAAATTGGGTAATAAGATTTATGGTATAGAAAAAATATTTCTTTCCCACTCTCATATTGATCATATTGCTGGACTTTGGGGACTAATTAATACAAGAAACAACGCAATGGGTTCAAGAGAAAAGGATTTAACAATATATTATCCAGAAAATTCTAGGCAAATTGAATCATATTTAAAGTTTATCTTAGACTCAAACAATCATTTAAGATATAAATTAGATATAATGCCTTTATCTCTTTTTGATAAAATTGGTTTAAAGAATGGTAGATTCATTGAACCGTTTAAGACTTTACATACCCCTGCCGAAAAATCTTATGGTTATAGAATAATAGAAAGAAGAAACAAATTAAAAGAAAAATACCAATCTTTTTCACAAAATGAAATAATAGATATTGTAAAAAAATATGGACGTGAAGAATTGAACGATTATTATGAAGCAAATATTTTGACTGTTTCTGGTGATTCACTGCCTATTTCACCAGAGATAGCAAATTCAGCTGAAACGTTAATACATGAATGTACTTTTTTTGTTGAAGAAGACAGAAAAATAAGAAATCACACTTCTTTAAATGAATTAAAAGAATTGATAAGAAAAAGTAATCCAAAAAGAGTTATAATTTATCATGTATCAAGTAGATATAATTCTTTAATTAGAATAAATGAGAGCTTACTTAGAGAAGAATTCCCTAATATTGATATAAGTATCATACACCCTGAAAAAACTCATAAATTATAATTTTTTAATCTTGGTTTATCAAAGGAGGGAGTATTATGCCACAATGGGCTTTTTGGATAATACTATCAGTAATATTTGGTTTCGTTGAAATAATATCACCAACATTTTTCTTTTTCTGGTTCGCAATAGGTGCCTTAGTATCAGGAGTAGTTTCTCTGTTTATAGAATCTTTTACATTGAACTTAGCTATTTTTATAATTGTTTCTTTATTATTGTGGATCTCAACAAGAAAAATTGTATCAAGATGGTATAAAAACTCTTCCCCAAACAAGCTTTATTTGGATACTCTTGAGGGTAGAGAAGGGGTTATTAGAGCCATTGATAATGAAGGTAAAATGATCGTAAATATTAAAGGAGATCAATGGAGAGCTTATAGTGAAGATGATTCTCAAGAACTCAATGTTGGAGATAAAATAAAAGTAACAAAAAAATCTGGAAATATAATCTATGTTAAAAAAATAGATAAGGGAGAATAATCATGTCAATGTATGTATTAATTATACTTGCTTTATTTTTGATTTTCATCGTTTCTGGTAGTTTGAAAATTGTAAGACCTTATGAAAAAGGTCTTGTAGAAAGACTTGGTAGATATCACAGAACTGTTGAATCTGGATTGAACTTTATAGTTCCTTTTGTTGAAAGAATTACAAAAATTGACATTAGGGAAACTGTTATAGACGTCCCACCTCAAGAAGTTATTACCAATGATAACGTTATAGTAACTGTAGATGCTGTAATATACTATGAAATTACAGATGTTTACAGAGTAATTTATAATGTTGGAGATTTCTCTTCAGCTGCAGTTAAATTAGCACAAACAAATCTAAGAAATGTAATTGGTGAGCTCGAACTTGACCAAACACTAACTTCGAGAGAAAGAATAAACACAAAATTAAGGGAAGTTTTGGATGATGCAACTGATAAATGGGGTGTAAAAGTAACAAGAGTTGAAATCAAAAAAATAGACCCACCAGATGATATTATGGATGCTATGAGTAGACAGATGAAAGCTGAAAGAATGAAAAGAGCAGCTATTTTAGAATCTGAAGGTTATAAACAATCAGAAATTAAAAAAGCTGAAGGTGACAAAACAGCTGCAATACTTAAAGCAGAAGGTCAAGCAGAATCTGTTAAGAGAGTAGCAGACGCGGAAAAATATAAACTTACTGAAGAAGCTGCTGGTAGAGCAAATGCGATTGAGAAAGTGTTCAAAGCAATTCATGAAGGTAATCCAACTCAAGATCTTATTACAATAAGATACCTTGATGCTTTAAAAGACATTTCTAATGGACAAGCAAGTAAGATTTTCTTGCCTTATGAAATATCAGGTGTTTTAGGTTCTGTTTCAGCTATGTTCGAAGCAACAAAAACTGATTTGCAAAATAAAAATGAAAACAAAGAAAATAAAAAATAATGGTGATTAAATGTTTTTATATTCTATTATTATAAATTTAATAGCTGCAATAATTGCGTATTTTATTATGAAATATGCTACTATTCAAAATCTCAAAATACCTAACATAGTTGAGTATTTTTCTATATATGGATTAACTAGTATATCTTTAATTTTAATCTACATCAAAGGATTTTATAATAATGCTTTACTTTTAGAGATGTTAATTACTTTCATTTATATTTTGTATTATTTAAGATCTATTGATTCGTCCAGGAAAAAATACCATGAGAGATTTAGATCTATGATATTATCTTTTGGATATACAAGAAGTAGTTATTTTGAATCTTTTTTATCAAAAAAGATAATAAACAAAATTCTTGAAAGTTTTTTTTATGGAGTTGGAATTCATTTTTTATTTAATGTTTTATTGATGGATTTTCATGATGAATTGAATATACTTACAATTATTATACCTACTATATTTTTCTTTATTTCTTCATTAATGAAAACTCTTAAGACAGGAAAATTATACAAAGTTGTAAAGTAGACTAAATATATCGGAGTTATAATACCTATGTAGGGTATTAAATAATTAAATAATGGAGGTTATATAATGGCTTTATTAGATGACAACACAAGAGAACAGGTAAAAGATTTACTTTCAAAAATGGAAAATAACGTAAAATTTGTTTTATTTCAGGGAGAAAATGAATATTCAAAAGTAACAGGTGAATTATTAAATGAATTGAAAGAAGTAGAACCTAAAATAGAATTAGAAATGTTGAATATTGACGACCCAAAAGCTGATGTTTATGACATTGAAAAAGATTTAACCCCAGCCATTGTTTTATTAGATAAAGATAATAATGACAACGGAATAAGGTTCTATGGAATCCCTTCTGGTCACGAATTTTCTACTTTATTACAAGACATACTTTCAGTATCGTCAGGAAACAGAGTAGACTTTTCTGAAGAAACACAAAATAAGATCAAAACAATTGATAAAAAAATGAGAATTAGAGTATTCATAACTCCAACATGTCCATACTGTCCAAAAGCTGTATTTTCTGGACATCAATCAGCTTTATTAAATGATAATATTATCGGAGAGATGATTGAAGCTAACGAGTTTGGTCCACTTTCTTCAGAACATGGTGTAAGCTCAGTTCCTCATACTGTTATTGAAATATTCAATGGCGATGAATGGGAAAAATCTGGTGAATTTATTGGGGCTTATCCAGAGCAACAATTCATCGATGAATTAATGAAAGCGGTAGGATAATAGATAACAACAATTGGTGGCCTTTTTAGGCCACTTTTTTAAAGGAGGACGTTAAATGTTTTTCGACATGGGTACTGCAAACAAAAAACAAGAGATAAAAGATAATTACGACATAGTTATCATTGGCGGTGGCCCGGCTGGTATTTCAGCTGGAATTTATGCCGTTCAAGGTGGGCTTAAACCTTTAATTATTGAAAAAACTGTTGAAGGCGGGCAAATGAACTTCACAGAATTAGTAGAAAATTATCCTGGGTTTAAATCAATTGAAGGCTCTGAAATTGCTGAAAAGTTTGGCGATCACGCAAAACACTATGGAGTTGATTTTCATTTTTCAACAGTAACGAAAATAGTAAATAATGAAGAAAATAAAATTGTTAAAACTGATGATGGAAAGGTTATAAATACAAAAGTTATTATTATAGCAACAGGGGCAAACCCTAAACCATTAGGAGCAGAAGGAGAAAAAGATTTCTTTGGAAAGGGAATTTCTTATTGTGCATCTTGTGATGGACATTTCTTTAAAGACCAAAAGGTTGCAGTAATTGGTGGAGGTAATACAGCTTTAGAAGAATCATTATATTTAGCAAAAATAGCCAAAGAAGTAGTGATAATACATAGAAGAGATAAACTTAGAGCAGATAAATTATATCAAGATAGAGCTATGGCATTAGACAATGTCACTTTTAAATTTGACTCAGAGGTCGTTGCTTTTAAAGGAGATAAAAAATTAAAAACTCTATCAATAAAAGATAAAAAAGAGAATAAAGTGTACGATGAAGATTTTGATGGGGCATTTGCTTTTATAGGCCATGTTCCAGCAACGGGATTTTTAGGTGATATGTTAAAAACTGATTCAAGGGGTTATATTGAAACTGACCAAAATATGGAAACTAATTTAAAAGGAATATACGCTGTCGGAGATGTTAGGAATACTATCTTAAGACAAGTTGTAACTGCTGTTGCAGATGGAGCTATTGCCGCTTCACACGCTGTAAGAGAATATTTTTAATAATATTAATATTTAAAGAGGCTTTGAGGCCTCTTTTTTATTTTTTCTATTCTTAATTAAAATGTATTTATTATGTAAATTGTAAATATGTTAATAGATATAAAATATAAATAATAAAAATATAAGGGGTGGTAATTTTGTTTAATGAAGCATTAACTTTTGATGATGTACTCTTACTGCCAAAGTATTCTGATATAGTTCCTAGCCAAGTAAATACAAGGACGAGATTGGTTAAAGACATATATTTAAACGTTCCTTTTTTATCTGCTGCAATGGATACAGTTACCGAAACAAGAATGGCAAAAGCTGTTGCAAGGGAAGGCGCTGCTGGTGTTATACACAAAAATATGCCTATTGAAGAACAAGCTTACAAAGTTTCAAAGGTAAAAAGAGCCGAAAATGGAGTTATCACGGATCCTATAACCATTTCTCCAGATACAAAAATAAAAGAAGCTGAGCAATTAATGAAAGAATACAAAATTGGAGGGTTACCCGTAGTTGATAAATACAATAAACTTTTAGGTATACTAACCAATAGAGATATAAGATTTGAAAGAAATTCTACTAAACAAGCTAAAGAATTGATGACAAACTATAGAAATCTTGTTGTTGCTGGACCTCAAATTGGATTAGAAAAAGCAAAAGAAATATTACACGAGAATAAAATAGAAAAGTTACCTATAGTAGACAAAAACAACAAAATCATAGGTTTGATAACTATAAAAGACGTAATGGCTGTAATAGAAAAACCTCTTGCTTCAAGAGATAAAAAAGGTCGTTTGATTGTTGGCGCTGCTATCGGTGTTTCTGACGGACTTGAAAGAGCTAAAAAATTAATAGAAAGTGGGGTGGATTTTTTAGTTCTTGATTCTGCACATGGACATTCCAGTAATATAATTAATCTTTTGAAAAAATTGAAAGATTATGATAAAAACACCCCTATAATAGTTGGAAATATAGCAACTAAAGAAGCTGCAATAGATTTAATAAACGTTGGAGCAGACGCTCTAAAAGTAGGTATTGGCCCTGGATCAATTTGTACAACAAGAATCGTTGCTGGAATAGGTGTACCACAGTTAACAGCTATAATGAATGTTAATTCTGTTGCTAAAGAAAATAATATACCAATAATAGCTGATGGAGGCATAAGATTTTCCGGCGATATAGTAAAAGCATTGGCCGCTGGAGCATCTACTGTTATGATGGGAAGTATTTTTGCTGGTACTGAGGAAGCCCCAGGAGAAACCATTATTTATAATGGTAGAAAATTTAAAACATACCGAGGGATGGGGTCTATAAGTGCAATGAAAAAAGGATCCAAAGACAGATATTTCCAAGATGATGTAGAAGAAGTAGATAAATTAGTGCCTGAAGGTGTCGAGGGTATGGTTGCTTTCAAGGGAGAAGTAGCTGACTTAATACACCAACTACTTGGTGGTGTAAAATCTGGTATGGGATACATAGGAGCAGGGAATTTAAATGAACTTTTAGAAAAAGCGGAATTTGTAAAAATTTCTCCTTCTGGGATGAAAGAAAGCCACGCACATGATATTAAAATTACTAAAGAATCACCTAATTATTTTTTATCTGGGAATTAAATTTAACCTATCTTGTTAATTTATTTCTTTTTATATTAAATTTTCTTGACATTTTTTAATTTTATATGTATAATTGTGTTAAAAGGGGGTGACTGTATGGAAAATATAGTTGAAGACCTAAACGAATTGATTGATATTAGACACATTATTGATGCATATGTGAGTTTTAAAGAAACAAAGTACAAAATACCATACAGCGAGATATTTCTAAACACCAATATAGAAAAATCTGTTAAAGACATTTTGGAAAAAGAAGAGGGCTTCTTTATAAAAAATTCTGAAATAGCAAAATACTATAAAAAATCAAAATATGAAACAATCGATGTTGGTGATTTGTTTTTGCTTATGGAAAAATTTGAACAACTTGGTTTCAAATTAGATTATCTATTTTCAAGAGATAATAATGAACTTTTTTTAAAAGCAATAAAAACTGATGACATCAATAAAAATACTAACGATTCTTTGGAGTGAATTTTTAATGACTATTAGCAGAAAATTCATTTTAAAGGGCAGGGTGCAAGGTGTTGGTTTCAGATTTTTTGCAACAAAAAACGCAAATGCTTTAGGAATAAAAGGTACAGTTAAAAATCTTACGAATGGGAATGTAGAAATTTTTGCGAAAGGTGAAGATTCAAAGATAGAACAATTCAAAGCTAAATTGATAAAGGGAAATTCTTTTTCAAGAGTAGAAGACATTGAAGAATACGATGTTTCAAATGATGAAATTAATAATGATGACTTCCACGTTAGATATTAAAAATAGTGCTGAAAAAATCAGCACTATTTTATATATTTCTATTGTTGTCCTTGAGGATCAGTGGAACTAACAGCTTGTCTTGTCCCAAGTTTTTCATCTAAAGCCAATAAAGCTTGTACATTGTCTCCAATTAATTCTAATTTATTTTTTATATCTCCTGTGGTTTTTTCTTCTTCTACTTGTTCAGTTACAAACCATTGTAAAAAGTTATCCATCGCATGATCATTTTCTTCAATTGAAAGATCAACTAATTTATTAATTGAATCAGTTACAAATTCTTCGTGTTCTAAAGCATCCTTATACACTTCAAAAGCATTTGACCAATCATGTTTTGGTTCATCAATGGGTAGAAGTTTTACTTTACCACCTCTATCTAAAATAAAATCGTACATCTTTCTTGCATGAAGCATTTCTTCTTGAACTTGTGCATCCATCCAATTGGCAAATCCTTCTAAATTTTTTGAAACAAAATATGCTGCCATTGATTGATAAAGATAAGCAGAATATAATTCCTTATTCAATTGTTTGTTTAATGCATCTATTAATTTTTCTTTCATAGCCATATATAAAACCTCCTTAAATTTGATTTCTATTTATTAAAATTATAGCACAACATTATTTCATTCATAAAAAACTTTTTTTAATTTTTTTGGGTTTAATCTAAAATTCGTCCCTTTACCTTGGTGAAAATGGTGTTTTTCAAGAAGGTGTACTGACAGATCTGTAAAAATAATTTCTTCATCATTAGAAATATTTTTTACTATCACATTTATCTTTCTAAAAATTCC harbors:
- the guaB gene encoding IMP dehydrogenase, producing MFNEALTFDDVLLLPKYSDIVPSQVNTRTRLVKDIYLNVPFLSAAMDTVTETRMAKAVAREGAAGVIHKNMPIEEQAYKVSKVKRAENGVITDPITISPDTKIKEAEQLMKEYKIGGLPVVDKYNKLLGILTNRDIRFERNSTKQAKELMTNYRNLVVAGPQIGLEKAKEILHENKIEKLPIVDKNNKIIGLITIKDVMAVIEKPLASRDKKGRLIVGAAIGVSDGLERAKKLIESGVDFLVLDSAHGHSSNIINLLKKLKDYDKNTPIIVGNIATKEAAIDLINVGADALKVGIGPGSICTTRIVAGIGVPQLTAIMNVNSVAKENNIPIIADGGIRFSGDIVKALAAGASTVMMGSIFAGTEEAPGETIIYNGRKFKTYRGMGSISAMKKGSKDRYFQDDVEEVDKLVPEGVEGMVAFKGEVADLIHQLLGGVKSGMGYIGAGNLNELLEKAEFVKISPSGMKESHAHDIKITKESPNYFLSGN
- a CDS encoding acylphosphatase, whose amino-acid sequence is MTISRKFILKGRVQGVGFRFFATKNANALGIKGTVKNLTNGNVEIFAKGEDSKIEQFKAKLIKGNSFSRVEDIEEYDVSNDEINNDDFHVRY
- a CDS encoding ferritin, with amino-acid sequence MAMKEKLIDALNKQLNKELYSAYLYQSMAAYFVSKNLEGFANWMDAQVQEEMLHARKMYDFILDRGGKVKLLPIDEPKHDWSNAFEVYKDALEHEEFVTDSINKLVDLSIEENDHAMDNFLQWFVTEQVEEEKTTGDIKNKLELIGDNVQALLALDEKLGTRQAVSSTDPQGQQ